In a genomic window of Ancylothrix sp. D3o:
- a CDS encoding ROK family protein gives MLILALDFGGTKLAAAVVKKGDRHFQSYQRTLSPPKANSSTDIQIMRSLALELLNGEKPAAIGVSFGGPVDFKTGTVRLSHHVDGWENTPLKQILENEFQAPASVDNDANVAALGEHRYGAGINYESLCYITVSTGVGGGWILNSKPWRGSGGMAGEIGHTVVDPSGPLCLCGKRGCVERLASGPYMAQEARTRLQIDLNCGHILRRICQYQPENITGLLINQAAENGDKIAIEILKKAGWALGVGIGNAANLINPQRFILGGGVTKAGPHFWETVQQVARQIALPEVEFEIVSAALGDEAPLWGAVAMAEDLLNKSSE, from the coding sequence GTGTTAATTTTAGCCCTTGATTTTGGCGGCACAAAACTTGCCGCAGCCGTTGTAAAAAAAGGCGACCGGCACTTTCAATCCTACCAGCGCACCCTCTCACCTCCCAAAGCCAACAGCAGCACAGATATTCAAATTATGCGCTCATTGGCCCTGGAATTATTAAACGGCGAGAAACCGGCAGCCATTGGCGTTAGTTTTGGTGGGCCGGTGGATTTTAAAACCGGCACCGTTCGCCTTTCCCATCACGTTGACGGTTGGGAAAACACCCCCCTCAAACAAATCCTTGAAAATGAATTTCAAGCCCCCGCCAGCGTTGATAATGATGCCAATGTTGCCGCCCTTGGCGAACACCGTTATGGGGCCGGTATCAATTACGAAAGCCTCTGTTATATCACCGTCAGCACAGGAGTAGGAGGCGGTTGGATACTTAACAGCAAACCTTGGCGAGGTAGTGGAGGAATGGCCGGTGAAATTGGCCATACAGTTGTTGATCCTTCGGGCCCCCTTTGCCTTTGTGGAAAACGCGGATGTGTCGAGCGATTAGCATCTGGCCCTTACATGGCCCAAGAAGCCAGAACCCGCTTACAAATCGATTTGAATTGTGGGCATATTCTGCGAAGAATCTGCCAATACCAACCAGAAAATATTACAGGATTACTAATAAATCAAGCCGCAGAAAACGGCGATAAAATTGCTATTGAAATCTTAAAAAAAGCCGGTTGGGCTTTGGGAGTTGGCATTGGCAACGCAGCCAATTTAATCAACCCTCAACGCTTTATTTTAGGAGGCGGAGTCACAAAAGCCGGCCCGCATTTTTGGGAAACTGTGCAGCAAGTCGCCAGACAAATTGCTTTACCAGAAGTTGAGTTTGAAATTGTAAGCGCCGCCTTGGGTGATGAAGCGCCGCTGTGGGGTGCAGTTGCTATGGCAGAAGATTTATTAAATAAAAGCAGCGAATAG
- a CDS encoding HAD family hydrolase — translation MSYMLKAALFDLDGTLANTDPIHFLTWQEFLRNYGLEIDDEFYKAKISGRLNPVIVADILPQLSAAEGQRVADEKEAYFRRIALDLQPISGLMELLQWVEDSGLKVALVTNAPRENVEFMLGVLKVEDKFEPVILASELPVGKPDPAPYLLALKQLGVSASEAIAFEDSPSGIRSAAGAGIFTVGVTSSHEPALLIEAGASITIPDFTDQQLWEILGSGNFVI, via the coding sequence ATGAGTTATATGTTAAAGGCTGCTCTTTTTGATTTGGATGGGACTTTGGCGAATACTGACCCGATCCATTTTTTGACTTGGCAAGAGTTTTTGCGAAATTATGGGTTAGAAATTGATGATGAGTTTTATAAGGCTAAAATTAGTGGCCGGCTTAATCCTGTGATTGTTGCTGATATTTTACCTCAACTTTCTGCGGCAGAAGGTCAACGGGTGGCTGATGAAAAGGAGGCTTATTTTCGCCGTATTGCTCTTGATCTTCAACCGATTTCTGGTTTGATGGAGTTGTTGCAATGGGTGGAAGATTCAGGGTTAAAAGTGGCTTTGGTGACGAATGCTCCGCGCGAAAATGTTGAGTTTATGTTGGGGGTTTTGAAGGTTGAGGATAAGTTTGAGCCGGTGATTTTGGCTTCGGAGTTGCCGGTGGGGAAGCCTGATCCGGCTCCTTATTTATTGGCTTTGAAACAGTTAGGTGTTTCTGCTTCTGAGGCTATTGCTTTTGAGGATTCGCCTTCTGGTATTCGCTCGGCTGCCGGGGCTGGAATTTTTACGGTGGGGGTGACTTCTAGCCATGAGCCGGCTCTTTTGATTGAGGCCGGTGCTTCTATAACTATTCCTGATTTTACTGATCAGCAATTGTGGGAAATCTTGGGAAGTGGAAATTTTGTGATCTAA
- a CDS encoding NAD(P)/FAD-dependent oxidoreductase: MLNYDVIVCGAGPAGASAAAAAASQGLKVALLEKQPLPRHKTCGGGMPMVVGDVLKNIAPDAFVESQVRYMRHTWMFNEAYLADINPPGTSPDICLWMVQRSIFDNALAQRAVKAGAELRDNLAVKSIEIEPDGAIVRASSMKTGTNFEAKAKHIIGADGASGITAKIANLRRKKAMAIAIEIEHPYDWKNNHPDVTPEIIHLEYGAIKNGYAWIFPKADHLNIGAGLFHQGMWKSRSNIEIRADLEKAIFNYLDLFGIAYQPEKMKFHGHPLPLWQGKEQRHTPDERILLAGDAAGLINPLFGDGILHAIKSGLIAAECVAQNDVKNYSQRINSEFAPKFEPASKLASFFYKMPHLCYQYGVKRPNATRIAARLLMDELDFNDMTGRFMGRIGKAMIG; encoded by the coding sequence ATGTTAAATTACGATGTCATCGTCTGCGGAGCAGGGCCAGCCGGTGCAAGCGCAGCAGCAGCAGCAGCCAGTCAAGGCTTAAAAGTCGCCCTCCTTGAAAAACAACCCCTACCGCGTCACAAAACCTGCGGCGGCGGAATGCCTATGGTAGTCGGAGACGTACTCAAAAACATTGCACCCGATGCTTTTGTGGAGTCACAAGTGCGCTATATGCGCCACACATGGATGTTTAATGAAGCCTACTTAGCAGATATCAATCCCCCCGGCACCTCTCCCGATATTTGTTTATGGATGGTACAGCGGTCAATTTTTGATAACGCACTCGCACAAAGAGCAGTAAAAGCCGGTGCAGAATTACGAGATAATTTAGCAGTAAAAAGCATCGAAATTGAACCAGACGGCGCCATCGTGCGAGCCTCATCCATGAAAACCGGCACCAATTTTGAAGCCAAAGCCAAACACATCATCGGTGCCGATGGTGCCAGCGGCATCACAGCAAAAATTGCCAACTTACGCCGCAAAAAAGCAATGGCAATCGCTATCGAAATTGAACATCCCTACGACTGGAAAAATAACCATCCCGATGTCACGCCAGAAATTATCCATTTAGAATATGGAGCAATAAAAAACGGTTATGCCTGGATATTTCCCAAAGCAGATCACTTAAATATCGGGGCCGGTTTATTCCATCAAGGTATGTGGAAATCTCGCTCTAATATTGAAATAAGGGCCGATTTAGAAAAAGCTATTTTCAATTACCTAGACTTATTTGGCATTGCCTACCAACCCGAAAAAATGAAATTTCATGGCCATCCCTTACCGCTTTGGCAAGGCAAAGAACAACGCCACACCCCCGATGAAAGAATCTTATTAGCAGGAGATGCAGCAGGCTTAATTAACCCCCTCTTTGGCGACGGCATTTTACACGCCATCAAAAGCGGTTTAATAGCTGCTGAATGCGTCGCTCAAAACGACGTCAAAAATTATAGCCAGCGCATCAATTCTGAGTTTGCACCAAAATTTGAGCCGGCCTCAAAATTAGCGAGTTTCTTTTACAAAATGCCGCATTTATGTTACCAATACGGCGTTAAACGCCCCAATGCAACCCGTATTGCTGCACGCCTCTTGATGGACGAACTTGATTTTAATGATATGACAGGCCGGTTTATGGGAAGAATTGGTAAAGCCATGATTGGTTAA
- the ggt gene encoding gamma-glutamyltransferase, with product MTNKSCGVIATGHPKTAEAGQEILKQGGNAFDAAIAAILASFVAEPMLTSVAGGGFLLAHTHKNQNILFDFFTQTPRHKKLISELNFYPIYANFGTTLQEFHIGLGSMAVPGNLAGLFHIHKRLATLPFKTLAEPAIHYAQNGIEMEPFQAYCLNTLLKPIMIATPEAAKVFAPKGNLLQTGDKLIMKDLAATLTYLAEKGDREFYEGEIAHQLIKDCQQQGGHLTLEDLKNYQVIERNPLLINYRGNSFLTNPPPSSGGALIAFALELLSQLDLTTVEFGSSRHLQILAEVMRLTNQARKANLDGNLYQENIAQKFIDPANLTPYEQALKQTVNKWGSTTHISIVDKFGNAASVTTSNGEGSGYMIPGTAIMVNNMLGEEDLNPQGFHQWPENVRISSMMAPTLVLKDNLPEIVLGSGGSNRIRTAIFQVISNIIDFKMPVAEAVNSPRTHWENDTFHLEPGFDTEAIKTTRFSENTNLVLWQEKNMFFGGVHTILSTPELISGAGDPRRAGAVRKVHE from the coding sequence ATGACAAATAAATCTTGTGGAGTCATCGCCACCGGCCACCCAAAAACAGCAGAAGCCGGCCAAGAAATCTTAAAACAAGGAGGCAACGCCTTTGATGCAGCCATCGCCGCAATATTAGCCTCCTTTGTCGCCGAACCCATGTTAACCTCCGTCGCGGGAGGCGGGTTTCTTTTAGCACATACCCACAAAAACCAAAATATTCTCTTTGACTTTTTCACCCAAACACCGCGCCACAAAAAACTCATTTCCGAACTTAATTTTTATCCCATTTATGCCAACTTTGGTACAACCCTCCAAGAATTTCATATCGGCTTAGGATCAATGGCAGTCCCCGGAAACTTAGCCGGCCTTTTTCATATTCACAAAAGATTAGCAACCTTACCCTTTAAAACTCTTGCTGAACCGGCCATTCACTACGCCCAAAATGGCATAGAAATGGAACCCTTTCAAGCCTATTGTTTAAACACCCTACTCAAACCCATAATGATCGCCACCCCAGAAGCAGCAAAAGTCTTTGCCCCAAAAGGCAACTTATTGCAAACCGGCGACAAATTAATAATGAAAGATTTAGCAGCAACTTTAACTTATTTAGCCGAAAAAGGCGACAGAGAATTTTACGAAGGAGAAATCGCCCATCAACTCATCAAAGACTGTCAACAACAAGGCGGACACCTAACCCTAGAAGACTTAAAAAATTACCAAGTTATTGAAAGAAACCCCCTCTTAATTAACTATCGCGGCAACAGCTTTTTAACCAACCCTCCCCCAAGTTCCGGCGGCGCCCTCATAGCCTTTGCCTTAGAACTTTTATCCCAACTTGATTTAACCACAGTTGAATTTGGCAGCAGCCGGCATTTACAGATTTTAGCAGAAGTAATGCGCCTGACAAATCAAGCCAGAAAAGCCAACCTTGACGGCAATCTTTATCAAGAAAACATTGCCCAAAAATTTATAGATCCTGCCAACCTAACCCCCTACGAACAAGCCTTAAAACAAACAGTCAATAAATGGGGAAGCACCACCCATATCAGCATCGTAGATAAATTTGGAAATGCTGCCAGCGTCACCACATCTAACGGCGAAGGTTCCGGTTATATGATACCCGGCACTGCTATCATGGTTAATAATATGTTAGGTGAAGAAGATTTAAACCCCCAAGGCTTCCATCAATGGCCCGAAAATGTCCGCATTTCTTCCATGATGGCTCCCACCTTGGTTTTAAAAGATAACTTGCCAGAAATCGTTTTAGGTTCCGGTGGATCAAACAGAATTAGAACCGCAATATTTCAAGTGATTTCTAATATAATTGACTTTAAAATGCCCGTCGCAGAAGCCGTCAACAGTCCGCGAACCCATTGGGAAAACGACACCTTTCACCTAGAGCCAGGATTTGATACTGAAGCGATTAAAACTACCCGTTTTAGTGAAAATACAAACTTAGTTTTATGGCAGGAAAAAAATATGTTTTTTGGCGGCGTTCATACCATCCTCTCAACACCAGAACTGATCAGCGGAGCCGGAGATCCCAGACGCGCCGGGGCTGTGAGAAAGGTTCACGAGTGA
- a CDS encoding COP23 domain-containing protein — MANFFAATLTLYVSGTYKAAAQSFVPPVRVLEIEYQSTVFKCLPYGTDFFITVAQKGEREAALFMWHRNNFPPNIPPGFACNLFSERLTNVVAQNNGSLNNLLLTVGRVKGNTVLCFVNNSQKGCNVSNVLFTLTPEDASQYNSQPYQFLEKLTNFQFKQLDPTILQLAGHALNDINPQPYFSLQAWEREYLKADKDDYKFTREPFSQPRRVWDLRLR, encoded by the coding sequence TTGGCTAATTTTTTTGCAGCAACGCTAACTTTATATGTGTCAGGGACATATAAAGCTGCTGCTCAATCTTTTGTGCCGCCGGTTAGGGTGCTAGAAATCGAATATCAATCTACGGTTTTTAAGTGTCTACCTTATGGCACAGATTTTTTTATTACGGTTGCTCAAAAAGGTGAAAGAGAAGCGGCTTTGTTTATGTGGCATCGAAACAATTTCCCGCCGAATATCCCGCCTGGTTTTGCTTGTAACCTTTTTTCTGAGCGTTTAACAAATGTGGTGGCCCAAAATAACGGCAGTTTAAATAATTTGCTTTTGACTGTGGGAAGAGTCAAGGGAAATACGGTGCTTTGTTTTGTTAACAATTCCCAAAAAGGTTGTAATGTGTCTAATGTTTTGTTTACGCTGACTCCGGAGGATGCAAGCCAGTATAATTCCCAGCCTTATCAATTTTTAGAAAAGTTAACTAATTTCCAATTTAAACAGTTAGATCCGACTATTTTACAGCTTGCCGGTCATGCGCTTAATGATATTAACCCCCAGCCTTATTTTAGTTTACAAGCTTGGGAAAGGGAATATTTAAAAGCTGATAAAGATGATTATAAATTCACTCGTGAACCTTTCTCACAGCCCCGGCGCGTCTGGGATCTCCGGCTCCGCTGA
- a CDS encoding PAS domain S-box protein, producing the protein MKSNVHHLIETLDAIVWEKDPATLEFIEINRPAEFIFGYPISRWLTEKNFIANHIHPEDTPRVFEFYHKLANSEKAQEIEYRIFDATGNIICLRDRVKAIKNQTGQIEKLAGFTVEISEIKQQIQTQTQPTQELFYTSLDNLLDGFAILRTIRNESGQIIDFKFEYINPAGCANSQLSQEQHIGKSLCELFPDHLTNGLFQEYCQVVETGQPLIKESLIYEAHNHQQHLSGAYDLRAAKSGDGIVVTWRNITERKPTDVPDVPAERLYQKLQRYQTELNQILDNVPVIIARLDKQLRYLYINTAITKATGLTPENFIGKTPQEISCCLPESYQQWVQKYQQALISKQPQRNELEWISSTGEINYFSCQIIPEIDQQGEVESLLGICYDITPLKKAQQTSTDVPPERLYEALLQQMPAGIMVALAPSGKLVLMNQQVKKIMHGEYPQAEKLEDYPTENLKAFYPDGQPYTIEQLPLVRAITTGEIIIDEEIELQLPDGNQITTLVSASPIRDQQGAIIAGVVSFYDISEQKRSQENLRLYSDLVKNVPVSLSVWQLENNNDPGSFRLKACNAAANQATKINLQNYIGTTIAESFPATLQTGLPEQYAEVVRTGIIKNIPEIYYPDQHPIAGYYSLKIFPLPNNSVGLAVENITERKQLEQALQKSEAKFRQLAEFMPLIVWCAKPDGAIDYINQRGSSYTGLNRENMEGWEWQTVVHPEDLPTTLKRWGHSIQTGQPYEIEFRLRQYSDGQYRWHIGRAEAIPDASGNIQGWFGSCTDIHDQKITTEKAQFRSEVSALLANSPNIETALQSLVNLALPTFADYCAIDQQQSDGSLCRIAASTNANLEQLLSQIQEHFPNQRSPRHRLSQVWQTGQPYLVSEITPEHLQECAADSEHLEILQQLGIKSLMSLPLIARERLLGAIHFASTTEGCRYNETDLTWALDIARRIAVAIDNAQLYQQTQEAERRKDESLALLNALLEGAPVGLAFFDKNLRFVRINNFLASLNGLPAELHIGRLLDDVMPAEQAEWIKTRMQQVLETGQPLLNLELSGPKVSNPEELVHMVVNYYPVCATNGEIMGVGCAIADISDLKHAEIALRQSQERFRRVFSSNMIGMGFWNVSGGIIEANDAFLDLIGYTREDLLSAKLSWQEITPPKYQLLDREGIEECLEKGICTPYEKEYICKDGSLVPILSGAALFENSQESGVFFVLDLSERKKAEQALRESETRFRTMADNSPAFIWMADLDGHCTYFNRPWLEFNGYATLEESLQKGWLDRMHPADIPRCMELYWKAFNARESVEMEYRQKRADGQYRWIFDTGVPLYAPDGSFSGYIGSGIDITERREAEERLYETNLTLNRLIQSCPLAITVFDMETGIVKMWNPAAERIFGWSASEAIGQFLPSVSQEKLKEFLENLEVIKKEGEVAAQEAKRLHKSGKVVDVAIWGARLVDANHNMSCLSIIADITEGKRLEAERNQLLIREQAAREQAEKANRVKDEFLAVLSHELRSPLNAILGWAQMLRSRKCNEAMTSKALETIERNARLQSQLIEDLLDVSRILRGKVSLSVTPVNVASVIEAAVDTVRLSAAAKSIEIDRFIEPNVGLVAGDAGRLQQVFWNLLSNAIKFTPDGGRMEIRVSKVRINGNQTNEGQDVALVVPKFRLPMTNFAQIQVIDTGKGISVEFLPFVFEYFRQADSSSTRAHGGLGLGLAIVRHLVELHGGTVKADSKGEGEGSTFTVWLPLLPTKKSGTFSEELRDENTSPSGALLTGLQVLVLDDDTDSRDYITAVLEEAGAVVQTAADVDAAIISLCRVKPDVLVSDIGMPGQDGYTFIRRVRALEAGWRGNIPAVALTAYATDDDRRRALEAGFQQHLAKPVQPDELVRVVAGLSGRSGDL; encoded by the coding sequence ATGAAATCCAATGTTCACCACTTAATAGAAACCTTAGATGCCATCGTCTGGGAAAAAGATCCAGCAACCCTGGAATTTATCGAGATAAACCGGCCCGCCGAATTTATCTTTGGCTATCCCATCAGCCGGTGGTTAACAGAAAAAAACTTTATTGCCAACCACATCCACCCAGAAGATACCCCGCGAGTTTTTGAATTTTATCACAAACTTGCCAACAGCGAAAAAGCCCAAGAAATTGAATACAGAATTTTCGACGCCACCGGCAACATTATTTGCTTAAGAGATCGCGTCAAAGCAATTAAAAATCAAACCGGCCAAATTGAAAAACTCGCCGGCTTCACCGTAGAAATTTCCGAAATCAAACAACAAATCCAAACCCAAACTCAACCAACCCAAGAACTCTTTTACACCAGCCTAGACAACCTGCTTGACGGTTTTGCCATCCTCCGAACTATCCGCAACGAAAGCGGCCAAATTATAGACTTTAAATTTGAATATATCAACCCAGCCGGTTGCGCCAACAGCCAACTAAGCCAAGAACAACACATCGGAAAAAGCCTCTGCGAACTATTTCCAGATCACCTCACCAACGGCCTTTTTCAAGAATACTGTCAAGTCGTAGAAACCGGCCAACCCCTGATCAAAGAATCCCTAATTTATGAAGCCCATAACCACCAACAACACCTAAGCGGAGCCTACGATCTTCGCGCCGCCAAATCAGGAGACGGCATAGTAGTCACCTGGAGAAACATCACAGAACGCAAACCTACAGACGTTCCAGACGTTCCAGCGGAACGTCTCTACCAAAAACTACAACGCTACCAAACAGAATTAAACCAAATTCTCGATAACGTCCCCGTCATTATAGCCCGCCTTGATAAACAACTTCGTTATTTATATATAAACACCGCCATTACCAAAGCCACCGGCCTAACCCCAGAAAACTTTATCGGAAAAACACCTCAAGAAATAAGCTGCTGTTTGCCAGAAAGCTATCAGCAGTGGGTGCAAAAATATCAACAAGCCTTAATCTCCAAACAACCCCAAAGAAACGAACTAGAATGGATTTCCTCAACCGGAGAAATTAATTATTTTTCCTGTCAAATTATCCCCGAAATAGACCAACAAGGCGAAGTCGAAAGCCTATTAGGAATCTGCTACGACATCACCCCCCTCAAAAAAGCCCAACAAACAAGTACAGACGTTCCGCCGGAACGTCTCTACGAAGCCCTACTCCAACAAATGCCAGCCGGCATCATGGTAGCCCTAGCTCCTTCTGGCAAACTCGTATTAATGAACCAACAAGTCAAAAAAATCATGCACGGGGAGTACCCCCAAGCAGAAAAACTCGAAGACTATCCCACCGAAAACTTAAAAGCATTTTATCCAGACGGGCAACCCTACACCATAGAACAACTGCCCCTCGTGCGAGCCATCACAACCGGCGAAATTATCATAGACGAAGAAATAGAGCTTCAGCTACCCGATGGCAACCAAATCACCACCTTAGTCAGCGCTTCCCCCATCCGCGATCAGCAAGGAGCCATCATAGCCGGAGTCGTTAGCTTTTACGACATCAGCGAACAAAAACGCTCCCAAGAAAATTTACGGCTTTATAGCGATCTCGTTAAAAACGTACCCGTCTCCCTAAGCGTTTGGCAACTAGAAAACAACAACGACCCCGGATCATTTCGCCTCAAAGCCTGTAACGCCGCAGCAAACCAAGCAACAAAAATCAACCTCCAAAACTATATCGGCACAACCATAGCCGAAAGTTTTCCCGCCACCCTGCAAACCGGATTACCTGAACAATATGCCGAAGTCGTCCGCACCGGCATCATCAAAAACATCCCAGAAATTTATTATCCAGACCAACATCCCATCGCCGGTTATTACTCACTCAAAATCTTTCCCCTCCCCAACAACAGCGTCGGGTTAGCCGTAGAAAACATCACAGAGCGCAAACAACTCGAACAAGCCCTGCAAAAAAGCGAAGCAAAATTTCGCCAACTCGCAGAATTCATGCCCCTGATTGTCTGGTGCGCCAAACCAGACGGAGCCATAGACTACATTAACCAACGCGGCTCCTCATACACCGGCCTAAACCGAGAAAACATGGAGGGCTGGGAGTGGCAAACCGTCGTGCATCCCGAAGACCTGCCAACCACCCTCAAACGCTGGGGACACAGCATACAAACCGGCCAACCCTACGAAATTGAATTTCGGCTACGGCAATATTCAGACGGACAATATCGCTGGCACATCGGACGAGCCGAAGCGATACCCGATGCTTCCGGCAACATCCAAGGCTGGTTTGGAAGCTGCACCGATATCCACGACCAAAAAATCACCACCGAAAAAGCCCAATTCCGCAGCGAAGTAAGCGCCCTCCTGGCAAACTCCCCCAACATCGAAACAGCCCTTCAATCCCTAGTCAACCTTGCCTTACCCACCTTTGCTGACTATTGTGCCATCGACCAACAGCAAAGCGATGGCAGCTTGTGTCGGATAGCCGCCAGCACCAATGCCAACCTCGAACAGCTTTTGAGCCAAATTCAAGAACATTTCCCCAACCAGCGCAGCCCAAGACACCGGCTCTCGCAAGTCTGGCAAACCGGCCAACCCTACCTAGTCTCCGAAATTACCCCCGAACACCTCCAAGAGTGCGCCGCTGACTCGGAACACCTAGAAATCCTGCAACAATTAGGCATAAAATCTTTGATGAGCCTGCCATTGATTGCCCGCGAGCGCCTGTTGGGAGCCATCCACTTTGCCAGCACCACAGAAGGATGCCGGTATAACGAAACAGACCTGACATGGGCGCTTGATATCGCCCGCCGCATCGCCGTCGCCATCGACAACGCCCAGCTTTATCAACAAACCCAAGAAGCCGAACGCCGCAAAGACGAATCCCTCGCCCTGCTCAACGCCTTACTCGAAGGAGCGCCGGTGGGCCTTGCCTTTTTTGACAAAAATCTTCGTTTTGTCCGCATAAACAACTTCCTCGCCTCCCTCAACGGACTACCTGCCGAACTTCATATCGGACGCTTACTTGATGATGTGATGCCAGCAGAACAAGCTGAGTGGATAAAGACCCGAATGCAGCAAGTGCTAGAAACCGGCCAGCCCCTGTTAAACCTGGAACTCAGCGGCCCGAAAGTATCCAATCCCGAAGAATTAGTCCACATGGTCGTCAACTATTATCCCGTGTGTGCCACCAACGGCGAAATCATGGGCGTTGGCTGCGCCATTGCCGACATTAGCGACCTCAAACACGCCGAAATCGCCCTACGCCAAAGTCAAGAACGCTTCCGTCGGGTGTTTTCTTCTAACATGATTGGCATGGGATTTTGGAATGTATCCGGCGGCATTATCGAAGCCAATGATGCTTTCCTAGATTTAATCGGTTACACTCGTGAAGATTTGTTATCAGCAAAGCTAAGTTGGCAAGAAATAACGCCGCCTAAATACCAATTACTCGACAGAGAGGGAATTGAAGAATGTTTAGAAAAAGGCATTTGTACGCCCTATGAAAAAGAATATATCTGCAAAGATGGATCGCTTGTGCCGATTTTAAGTGGGGCTGCGCTTTTTGAAAACTCTCAAGAAAGTGGGGTCTTTTTTGTATTGGATCTCAGCGAACGCAAAAAAGCAGAACAAGCCCTGCGAGAAAGCGAAACTCGGTTTCGGACAATGGCAGATAATTCACCGGCTTTTATTTGGATGGCTGACCTCGATGGTCACTGCACTTATTTTAATCGTCCTTGGTTGGAATTTAATGGTTATGCGACGCTGGAAGAATCTTTGCAAAAAGGCTGGTTAGATAGAATGCACCCTGCGGATATTCCGCGTTGCATGGAGCTTTATTGGAAAGCTTTTAATGCTCGTGAAAGTGTGGAAATGGAATACCGGCAAAAACGCGCCGACGGACAATATCGCTGGATATTTGACACCGGCGTGCCACTCTATGCACCGGATGGTAGTTTTAGCGGTTACATTGGCTCAGGAATTGATATTACCGAACGCCGGGAAGCCGAAGAAAGACTTTATGAAACAAATTTAACTCTCAATCGTTTGATTCAATCTTGCCCGTTAGCAATTACAGTTTTTGACATGGAAACGGGGATTGTAAAAATGTGGAACCCAGCCGCTGAAAGGATTTTTGGCTGGAGTGCCTCAGAAGCTATTGGCCAGTTTCTTCCTTCTGTTTCACAGGAAAAATTAAAGGAATTTTTGGAAAATCTGGAGGTGATAAAAAAAGAAGGTGAAGTGGCTGCACAAGAGGCAAAACGTCTTCACAAAAGTGGCAAAGTGGTGGATGTGGCAATTTGGGGGGCGCGGCTGGTGGATGCAAATCATAATATGAGTTGCTTGTCAATTATTGCGGATATTACTGAGGGCAAACGCCTGGAAGCTGAACGAAATCAACTTTTGATCCGCGAACAAGCTGCCCGCGAACAAGCTGAAAAAGCTAACCGAGTTAAGGATGAGTTTTTGGCGGTTCTTTCTCACGAATTGCGTTCACCTTTGAATGCAATTTTAGGCTGGGCACAGATGCTTCGTTCGCGCAAGTGTAATGAAGCAATGACGAGTAAGGCGCTGGAGACTATTGAGCGCAATGCTCGTTTACAAAGTCAATTAATTGAGGATTTGTTGGATGTTTCACGGATTTTGCGGGGCAAAGTTTCGCTGTCGGTTACGCCGGTGAATGTGGCAAGTGTGATTGAGGCGGCTGTGGATACGGTTCGCTTATCGGCAGCGGCAAAATCAATTGAAATTGACCGGTTTATTGAGCCTAATGTGGGTTTGGTGGCGGGGGATGCGGGCCGGTTGCAGCAAGTGTTTTGGAATTTACTTTCTAATGCGATTAAGTTTACTCCTGATGGTGGGCGGATGGAAATTCGTGTGTCGAAAGTCAGGATTAATGGGAACCAGACAAACGAAGGTCAAGATGTCGCCCTGGTGGTTCCTAAGTTTCGATTACCGATGACGAATTTTGCCCAAATTCAAGTGATTGATACCGGCAAAGGGATTTCTGTTGAGTTTTTGCCGTTTGTGTTTGAATACTTCCGTCAGGCCGATAGCTCCAGTACGCGGGCGCACGGGGGTTTGGGGTTGGGATTAGCGATTGTGCGGCACTTGGTAGAATTACATGGCGGAACGGTGAAGGCAGACAGCAAGGGAGAAGGTGAGGGGTCAACGTTTACGGTGTGGTTGCCGTTGCTCCCTACCAAAAAAAGCGGTACTTTTTCAGAAGAGTTGCGGGATGAAAATACCAGTCCTTCTGGTGCTTTGCTGACCGGCCTGCAAGTGTTGGTGCTAGATGATGATACGGATTCGCGGGATTATATCACGGCGGTGCTTGAGGAGGCCGGTGCGGTGGTCCAGACGGCTGCCGATGTGGATGCGGCTATAATTTCGCTTTGTCGGGTGAAACCGGATGTGCTGGTTAGTGATATAGGAATGCCTGGGCAAGATGGTTATACTTTTATTCGCCGTGTGAGAGCGCTGGAGGCTGGATGGCGGGGGAATATTCCGGCGGTGGCGCTGACGGCTTATGCAACGGATGATGACCGCCGCAGGGCGCTGGAGGCCGGTTTCCAACAGCATCTTGCTAAGCCGGTGCAGCCTGATGAGTTGGTTAGGGTGGTGGCCGGTTTAAGCGGGCGCTCTGGGGATTTGTAG